In Pempheris klunzingeri isolate RE-2024b chromosome 5, fPemKlu1.hap1, whole genome shotgun sequence, the DNA window TTACTGTAAAACCTTGGCTACAGCTTGAACTCAAACTGTTTATAAGAGTGGCCTTGTAAAACTGCTTTCCTGTGACTAATAACTTCCAATTCTTTTCCTCCTTACAGGTTTGTGAAGGACCGAAGACCGTCCATATCCCCCAACTTTAACTTCCTGGGTCAGCTACTGGAGTTTGAGAAGGGCCTGCGATTACTGCAAGCTTTAACCTCCACCTCTGATGACAAGACCTCTGAAAACAAAGAGATTAATGGAGTCAGCACAGGTTTCGAGATGAACGGCCACCGCAGCAACTTTGACTCATCTGTGGCAGAACCGCACATCCCACCAGAGCCCAAGCTGCCGTCACCCACCTCCCTCCAGCAAGGCTTCAACGGCCTGCAcctctctgcagagaggatCATGGACACTAACCGGCTTAAACGCTCCTTCTCTCTGGACATTAAGTCTGTCTACTCCCCTAACAGTTCCCACTGCCCCAGCCTGGCACCCACACACTCTGAAGACGTCCCCAAGCTGTGCAAGCTTGACAGCCCAGGAACCGGCACCTCCAATGGTGTCTGCTCCCAGTCTCCCGTCCTAGACAGCCCCAGCTCCTCCGATTCACCGTTCCCCTCACCAGGCAGCGGCGGCAGCATCGGAGGCTTAGGGCTCGGAGGAAGTGAAGGAGTCCATCGGTCcagttcttcctcctccagacccAGGAGGAAACCCAAACACTGCTCCGGCAGCTCCCCAATCCGCTCGCAATCACACCAACCTCCACAGTCCCTCAGCTTGTCGCTGGACAACAAGAGCCCCAGCCTGGATGAGAACCTAAAGGGCTCCCTGCTCCTGTCGCTCCCTTCCCTGCCCACTGTAGGGTCTGGGGCCATGTggaccaaacacagagacactgtcCAGGCTACCACTCCCGTCACTCCGGTCACCCCCACCACAGATGCCCCATGGCACTTTGGGGCAGAGGAGGGTGTtgagggagagatggagctgggaggaggaggggttggAGGGGGAGAGGAGTCGTCGGTGAGGTTTGGGAGCAGCTCAGCGTATGTGGCGTTTGGGTGCAGCGAGGGTGTGCGGTTACGAGACAAATCCCAGAGGGAGAAGTCGTCGGCACCGCAGACGCAGAGAGACCACCGGGACTCCATGTCGTCATCCACAGTGACCATGTCCAGCAGTGTGAACAACAGCGGGCCCGCATCAGAGAAGCAGTTCAAACGGCGCAGCTGTCAGATGGAGTTCGAGGAGGGAATCTCCGAAACGCGGTCCAGAGAAGAACTGGGCAAGATCGGGAAGCAATCGAGCTTCTCTGGGAGCATGGAGATCATCGAGGTGTCCTGACAGATAATGGACATGATCAGAGGTGTCCCTTGGGGGCACAAATGGACCTGGTTAGAGAGAGTGCAAGAGGAGGACATAtgagaaggagcagaggaggctTTTTGTGCTCCCCTAACAGACCAGTGTTAAAGACTCCACGAGAGAGAAGGACAAATAGATACTCAAGCAGAGAGTTAATGTGAACAGGTTAGGGAGCGAGCTAGCATTCACACCTGGACAGACAGAGCCTGTGAAGTGGTGCTTGGCGGACCGTGACCCTCCCGAACTCTCGTACAAATCTGAGGAAACGTTTGGGGGAGGCTGGGGTAAAGGGGGTGACTGTAGGTACTGAAACTCCAAATTCTTTTGAGCTCTGtcacagataaaaataaatgacccAGGGCAAGTGCCATGTTGCATCCTTACTATATAGAATATCCTGAGTTTGACAGAGCTTGGACACAAACTGCTTGCCTGCGGTCAAATGTAGTGTGCTTCAGCGGGTGTATAGCTTGTGATTTGAACCAAGCCCCATGTTTCCTCCCAAAGCTTCACCTCAGCGTCCGAAAGCCTCAGAACCTCGCACGGCGacgtcccccccacccccacgcCTTTTCCAGTGGCTTTGCCTGCTACAGACTCTGCATAACACCATCAATGACAATAACAGACTCCATAACAGCACCGTCTCCTCACATCACCACAGCACAAGGCAGAGAGATCCCAAGGACTTAATCTAAAGGCGGTACTGTATCCAAACAATGAAGGATCCTCAGCATTTTGTTGCTGAAAGGACTTT includes these proteins:
- the dusp8a gene encoding dual specificity protein phosphatase 8 isoform X2, encoding MAGEKGPTKRSAMDIKRLASLIQRGTGRLLVIDSRTFSEYNASHVQGAVNVCCSKLVKRRLQQDKVSVTELLQPNGKVKVELGRKQEVVVYDQSSKEAGHLSKDGFVQILMGKLEGTFHKVSLLTGGFAAFSSCFPGLCEGKPATALPMSLSQPCLPVANVGPTRILPHLYLGSQKDVLNKDLMAQNGITYVLNASNTCPKPDFISESHFMRIPVNDNYCEKLLPWLDKTNEFIDKAKVSNCRVIVHCLAGISRSATIAIAYIMKTMGLSSDDAYRFVKDRRPSISPNFNFLGQLLEFEKGLRLLQALTSTSDDKTSENKEINGVSTGFEMNGHRSNFDSSVAEPHIPPEPKLPSPTSLQQGFNGLHLSAERIMDTNRLKRSFSLDIKSVYSPNSSHCPSLAPTHSEDVPKLCKLDSPGTGTSNGVCSQSPVLDSPSSSDSPFPSPGSGGSIGGLGLGGSEGVHRSSSSSSRPRRKPKHCSGSSPIRSQSHQPPQSLSLSLDNKSPSLDENLKGSLLLSLPSLPTVGSGAMWTKHRDTVQATTPVTPVTPTTDAPWHFGAEEGVEGEMELGGGGVGGGEESSVRFGSSSAYVAFGCSEGVRLRDKSQREKSSAPQTQRDHRDSMSSSTVTMSSSVNNSGPASEKQFKRRSCQMEFEEGISETRSREELGKIGKQSSFSGSMEIIEVS
- the dusp8a gene encoding dual specificity protein phosphatase 8 isoform X1 yields the protein MPLDVVIAPAEDCFWPDLQDTDMRLKIRVRRMKEGRELRGGFAAFSSCFPGLCEGKPATALPMSLSQPCLPVANVGPTRILPHLYLGSQKDVLNKDLMAQNGITYVLNASNTCPKPDFISESHFMRIPVNDNYCEKLLPWLDKTNEFIDKAKVSNCRVIVHCLAGISRSATIAIAYIMKTMGLSSDDAYRFVKDRRPSISPNFNFLGQLLEFEKGLRLLQALTSTSDDKTSENKEINGVSTGFEMNGHRSNFDSSVAEPHIPPEPKLPSPTSLQQGFNGLHLSAERIMDTNRLKRSFSLDIKSVYSPNSSHCPSLAPTHSEDVPKLCKLDSPGTGTSNGVCSQSPVLDSPSSSDSPFPSPGSGGSIGGLGLGGSEGVHRSSSSSSRPRRKPKHCSGSSPIRSQSHQPPQSLSLSLDNKSPSLDENLKGSLLLSLPSLPTVGSGAMWTKHRDTVQATTPVTPVTPTTDAPWHFGAEEGVEGEMELGGGGVGGGEESSVRFGSSSAYVAFGCSEGVRLRDKSQREKSSAPQTQRDHRDSMSSSTVTMSSSVNNSGPASEKQFKRRSCQMEFEEGISETRSREELGKIGKQSSFSGSMEIIEVS